The genome window GGCTGTGCTCGCCCTACCTGTAGTTGCCTCTTCCCTCAAGAGGCTTCCAGTCTAGTCAGGGAGGTGGAACAGGTGCAATCAGGCCAGGTGGTCATGCCAGGAGGCTGGAAACCAACCAGTGGGAGAGGAGTTTGCACGCCCAGGACAGAGGCTGTGGGAGGAGGGGGGCTGAAGTGTGAATGCGGGGAGGCTGAGACGAAGGCACGGGCAGGTGAGGGGCGTGGGGAGGCCACTCTTCACAGAGTGAGCGTGGAGGGAATGACTCACACCTGAGGCAGGTGAGGCACAGCTGCACCCACAGGTGTGATCCCCTGAAAACACAGCAGCTTGGCAGCCAGAGGCGAAGTGGAGACCCAGGACCTCTGTGGCCCTGAGGTCCCCTGGGAGAGGGTTGTCAGGTACAGCTCCTCCTCCCTAAGTTGGCACCTGGGTCCCCTCCTTGGCTGCCCTCTCCTCATCCTTACAGCCTGAGCTCCAGATGCTTGAAAGAGGACGGGGGAGAGGGCAGGAAGGGGTGTGAAGGCCTGCAGAGAGGGTGAGGTGAGGGCCCACGGGAACGGGAAGGTACCAGCCTAGAGGTGGGGGTGTCCGGTGAACCCCCAGCCAGGAGGCGCTCTCTCCATCTCCTAGGGTCCCTGCGGGTCCCCTTTCCAGGCAGAGAAGTTCCAGGCAGAGAAGTTCTGCGCTGGCGAGAAACCAGAGCTCAGGAAGGGAGTTGGCGGGAGGAGGGTGGCCTTGGTTTGGGATTTGTGGGTGTCAAGGCCGCATCTGCGCCAGCTTCCGAGCCTGGAGTAGGTGGAGAAGCCAGGCGGACCGCAGACGCACCCAGGCAGCCCACCCTGCCCAGGGCTTGGGGATGAGGAGCGGGAGAGCGCGGCCGGCGTGGGAAAGCTTTATGGGGCTGCCCCCTCGGCCGTCTGCGAACTGGGGCGCGGGGCCGACACTGGACCGGCTCCGCTGTGCCCCGGGCGGTCGGGGGCATGCGGGCGCTCCGGGGAAGATGAGGGCGCCACCGGCTGGACGGCCGCAGCCTGCAGGGGGCCCTGAAGACAGCCTGCCCCATCCCCCCGGCGGGCTCGGGCCAGGTGGCAGCGCCTGGGCTCGCCGCGCGGAGGCGGCGGCTTCCCGGGCCAGGGGCGGCGGCAGGGGCGGCCCCGGGATCACATGGGCGGAGGCAGGTCCCAGGGCCCCGGGCGGACTCTCCCCAGAGTCGGGCAGACCGCAGCGGGAGCGGCGGCGTCTCCTCGCCCTCTCTCCCTCCCGGGCCTGGGCGCCCAGCCCGACAGGTGAGCGGCAGCCAGGTGAGCGTGCCCACCTGCACCCCTCCGCGCGGCCCGCCATCCCCGGCGCCCGGTTCCTCTCCGCGCCCCTATCGGCGCGGGACCCTGGCCTCGTTCCCGGCCCGGCTCCTTGGAGCCTCGCATCGGCGGGGGCGCCCCCGCGGGTTGAACTCTCCCCGGCCGGCGcgctcctcctccagcccccggCCCGCAGGGTACTTTGCCCTCAGAGCGAAGGAGGCACCAGAACTGGGAGAGCCGGGCCATCCAGCTGGGCACCTCCCCGCGGCGCCCGCAGCGCGGAGTCCACTGACCGGCTCAAAGGTCTGGGAATCTCAGGGTGGCCGCCAGTCGCCAGAGCCAGCCTCGGGGACTGGGGTGGCGGCGGTGCGGGGTACAGAGGCCAGGCCTGGGCCCAAGGGGAAGGCAGCCGGGGATGGAGCGGACAGACCGCTGGTGCTCTTGATAGATTCTCGCAGCGCTTGCGTCCCGGCAGCCCCAGGATGGgtgctgggcagggtggtgccTAGCCTGGTACCGCGGCTTCCTGCCTGGGTTGGCTCCTGGTTCCAGAGCTAGAGGCTCAGGAAATCCCACAAGGGTCTGTCTGCAGGGGCACTTCCTTGCCCAGCAGAGGGGCTGTGGATGGGAGGCCTGTCACCACAGCTGTCTGCCGGGCAGCATCAGGAATCTAGGGTGGGTGTGCCCAGTTTGACAGATGAACCCTGGCCTCCTTGCCCTGGCAGCAGGCccctgggggaggtggggagccTGGTCTTGCCcgtgtgagccactttgccaaGAACGCGGTGGGCAGCTAGGAGGCCCCTGTGAAGACCCAGCCTCACCCCACCAGCCCCTCACCTGGCCAGTGACTTACACAGTCTGTACTGATGCCAGCCTGTTCCTCCTGCTTCCTGAGCCCTCCTCTCCCTAGGCCACTCACCAGCCCTCCCCAAGAGTGGAGAGGAAGTACCGTGTGCTGTGGGTTTTGGGGACAGGAAGCAAGCGCTAGTGGGACTGAGCCCTGATGGTGGAGGAGGGGAGACGGAGGCGGTGCTGGCATCTCTTCCACTTGCCAGCCCCTGCCCCCCATGCTCCAATAAGCCCCCCACCTGGCAGCCTGGGCCGCCCCCTCCTGGGAGTCGCTCCCTGGGCTGAAGCCTAAGGAAGGGAGAACACAGAGGCATGGCTTCCCAGGGTGGGGGGAAGTGAAacaggggtgagggagggagtTAACCACTTCCTCTACCCACCCCAGAGACCCTGAGTAGCTGTCCGGGAGCTGTCGtgccctctctttctccctttggCCCCTCTCCTGCTGCCTTACAGTACCCCCAGAGCCGGGCGGGGGCACGGACTTCACCTCCTGGTCCTGTGTTCCCCAGGTATGGCGCTCACAGTGGATGTGGCCGGGCCAGCGCCCTGGGGCTTCCGTATCACAGGGGGCAGGGATTTCCACACGCCCATCATGGTGACCAAGGTAAGGATGGTGGCTCCAAGAGGTGAGGGGGTCCTGCCAGAAGCGAGGTCAGCCGTGTTCACGCCACTCGGCACAGAAGGCTTGCTTTTTCTGTTCTGGGGCCAGGGACCTACTGCTGCCCGGCGTGCTGGCTGCAAGGGAGCCGTGGCCCTTTGCCACGGGGATGTGGTGGCCACTTCAGGAACAGACCTTGGGAGTGAAAAGGAACTGGGCCGAGGACAGGGCCTGCTCTTGCCTCCCCAGTTGCCATCCCCACACCTGCAGGCAGCCATTTTGGGTGGTTACTAGAACAAGAGCCCTGGAGTTCTTGACAGTCTCCTCTTGACCCGGGCCGGGCTGGGAGCATTCGCAGGAGGGCTGTGCAGGCAGTCACCTGTAAGGTGTGATTTGCACGGGCAAGGCTCTCTATCCAAAAGTATTTCCAAGCACAGTTCCTGACATTCTGCCACTGCACGTTCTTTGGGAGGCTCATTAGAATGCCAATGTGGGGCGGCGGCTGCCACCTGTGCTTCTGGAGGGGATGGCTGATCAGTTCGGTGTCATGAGCAGGCAGAGGGACGTGCAGGAGGGTGCAGGCAGGCCTAGGTCAAGCCAGCCTCTGTGTTTCTTGGGTAGCAGAGTGGGAAGTCCCTTCCCCAGGTGGGCCACGGTCTGAGCATACCAGCTTCTCATCCCTACAGGTGGCTGAGCGGGGCAAAGCCAAGGACGCTGACCTCCGGCCTGGAGACATAATCGTAGCCATCAACGGGGAAAGCGCGGAGGGCATGCTGCATGCCGAGGCCCAGAGCAAGATCCGCCAGAGCCCCTCGCCTCTGCGGCTGCAGCTGGACCGGTAGGGCCTCCAGCTCTGCAGAGCCTGTGGCATTCCCCTTCCCCCCGCCACCCCACAGAGCAGCTCTTGCTCCTGCCCATGGCCTAGAGCTCAGCCCTAAAGCGGCCTTCTTGGGCCCTCTCCACACCTCGGTGAGAAGGTCCTGGGCTCTGCTTCCTGCAGCAGGGTGGGCTGAGGGGTGTTCCTGTGCCTGGTTGGGTAAAGGTGGGCGCCAGGCTGGGCGTGCAGTCACAGGCTGGGCAGGGCGAGCTGGCACCAGCCACCTGGAAGCCCGGGTTTGACTGGTTCCCAAGAGTGTGCAGGGCACAGGGCGTGGGCATGAAGTGGGTTGAAGAGGGGAAACTTCTGGGATAGGTATGCCCGAGGCTGGTCCCCAGGACTCCTGCCTCCAACAGAGTATGGCCTTTGTTTAGTTCCCAGCTGGAAGTGAGGACCTGGGGGGCTCGTTCCTCATAGAGCCTGTCTGTTCCTCCCCATCATGGCTCTGGGCCCTGCTGGTGAAGTTGGATTTCCCATCCTGGGCCTTACTCCTAGGGTTTTGAGCCTATAAGCCAAGGTGGGGCCAGGGTGGGGCCTGGAGGCCAAGCTATAGGGGGAACAGGTGGCTCCCTGGGGTGGGGCTTCACAGTGAGTCACAGATCAGGAATGCCAGGAGATTCCCAAGTCAGGAGAGCCCTCTGCACGGCCTGGAACATGAGTCAGACACCTCTTGCGTCCTGGCCACCCCTACATTGTCCTGCTCTCTTCAGCCCTACCAAGCCCCTCCTTCTCCAACTGCCCTGCCCTGTGGTGTGGCAGAAGCTGACTCTCTTCATGTCGCTCAGGTCCCTGGGTGTTTGCAGCAGTTGGGACCCCGAGAAAGAGGGTAGAGAGAACCTCATGGTTTCTGGGAATGGGGCGACACCGTCTCTTCCTCTGGGGTTCTCTGGAGGGTTCAGGGCTCCAGGGAGGTAGGTAAGCCTGGGCTGTAAGTCAGGCCTCTGGTTCTGCACCAGACAAGCCCAGACTCcagtcttttaactttttttttttctgagacagagtcttgctctgttgccaggctggagtgcagaggcgtgatctcggctcactgccacctttgcctcctgagttcaagcgtttctcctgactcagcctcccaagtacctgggactacaggcacgtgtcaccacgcccagctaatttttgtatttttagtagagatggggtttcaccatgttggccaggatggtctcgatctcctgaccttgtgatccacccgcctcggcctcccaaagtgctgggattacaggtatgagtcaccgcgcctggcccagtctCTTAACTTTTGCTGACGTGCCTCCCCCATCTCCGGCCTCCTACCCTCCCCAGGTGGCCTCTCTGGCATCAGAAGCCCTGGGGCAGGAAGCAGGGCTCCAGGCTGGAGCCAGAGCCTGCGCTCCCCTCACTCTGATCCCACGGCTCTCCCAGGAAGCTGAGGGTCCTGTTGCCTTACATCTCTAGAAGCAGCCTTACGGCCAGGAATGCGTGGCAGGATGGGACGAGGCAGGCTGTCCCCTAGCCCTGacttcagttacctcccactcaAGGCTCCAGCTGGGTTCCACCCAGGGAGCTGGGAGGGGGGAGCCCCTCTCACTGGTGGGGAGCTAGGCCTGCTTGTCTGGAAGGAGGCAGGTGGGTCTCACCCTTTGTTTAACTGGGGAGACCCCTGAGGAAGGGATCAGGAGTGACGCTCTCAAAGGCACCCTGGCCTCCAGTGGGCAGGGTGCGCAGCTGGCCCAGTCACCATGGCCTCTAGAACTGGAGGCAGctcactttccctctctgggcttcagtttctccatGGGTTAAAATATAAGGGATTATTTCTATGAAACCAGTAAtcgggccaggagtggtggctcacacctgtaatcccagcattttgggaggccaaagtgggcagatcacctgaggtcagaagttcaagaccagcctggtcaatgtggcgaaaccccgtctctactaaaaacacaaaaattagccaggtgtgctggcagacacctgtaatcccagctacttggggggctgaggcagggagaattgcttgaacccgggaggcggaggttgcagtgagtcaagattgcgccattgcactccagcctgggagacagagtgaaactccatttaaaaaaaaaaaaaaaaaaaaagtaatcttcCCCCAAATCAATCTACAAACCGGAGGCTGAGTGACACCAGTGACAAAGTCcaggcaaaacagaaaaaaaaaaaaaaaaaaaagagggcaggATAATGTGAGGACTCGAATAAAATTGAATGTTTGAACTTTCTGATGAAGTTTTATACATTCTACTTTTTAGAACCAAACTATCCTTTCTTTTTGGAgagtgggttttgttgttgttgtcgttgtttgagatggagtctcactctgtcgcccaggttggagtgcagtggtacaattttggctcactggaacctctgtctcccagggacaggcagttctcctgcctcagcctcccaagtagctgggattacaggcatacgtcACTGTGGCCtggctaaccttttttttttttttttaattatagacgggatttcaccttgttgaccaggctggtcttgaactcctgactttaagagatccaacctcctcagcctcccaaagtgctgggattataggcacgagccactgtgcccggctttggtgttttttgagacagaatctcgctgtgttgcccaggctggagtgcagtggggcaatcatggctcactacaacctccgcctcctgggctcaagtgatccccccacctcaacctcccaagtagctgggactacaggcatgctccactatgtccagctactttaaaaaaaattttagtagtgacgaggtcttcctatgttgcccaggctggtcttgaactcctgggctcgagcgatcctcctgccttggcttcccaaagcgttgggatgacaggcgtgggccactgtgcctggccaactgtCCTTTCTTTTAAGAAACCATGGTGGTTGTTGATGATAGTTGTTTGTCTTGAGTTTGAGAAAGTTAAAAGTTGACAACCTGATGTCCAAATTTTCTGTAGCTTTTACTGGTGTTGAGAACCAGATCTGGGAACAGTTTTGGCCTCTTTTGGGGGTTGCTGGGTGCAGGGCCCCTGTGTCACTACCTCCCTCTGTTGCCTCCTCAGGTCTCAGGCTGCATCTCCAGGGCAGACCAATGGGGACAGCTCCTTGGAAGTGCTGGCGACTCGCTTCCAGGTAAGCTGGTGCCGTCCCCTGGGAGCCTCAGCACCCTGATCACTGGTGCATGAGAGCGAGGCCCGAGGGCAGGGCGGCCTCGGTGGGGCAGCCCTGCCTTTCCTGACATGGCCACTCTCTCCGCAGGGCTCCGTGAGGACACACACTGAGAGTCATTCCTCCCTAAGGTCCTCCTACTCCAGCCCAACCTCCCTCAGCCCGAGGGCTGGCAGCCCCTTCTCACCACCACCCTTCAGTAGCCCCCTCGCTGGAGAGGCGGCCATCAGCCGCAGGTGAGCACACGGTGGGTGGGCACCTTGGTCGTCTGGGCTGCCAGCTCCAGGCTGGCTCTTTGGAGTCTCAGGAGCTCTGTTCGGGGGAGCCTGGGGCAGCATCCTCCCTGGGCAAGCTGGGGGTGGCCCCGGCACACACTGTCTCTTTCCCACTTTCAGTTTCCAGAGTCTGGCGTGTTCCCCGGGCCTCCCTGCTGCTGACCGCCTGTCCTACTCAGGCCGCCCCGGAAGCCGACAGGTGAGGCTCTGTAGGGGAGGACAGGCTGGAGGAACAGAAACACCTCCTGTTCCTGTGGGTTGCCAGTGCCCCGGGACTGCAGGCCCACCTGGGCAGCCAGGGCCTCCTTTGCCTGGCGACAGGCATGCTCTGCTCCTGAGCCAGGGAGGCCACGCTTCTGGTCGTGGGCCACATGTGCTGTGCCCAAGACCTGCCTGGCAGTGCCCAGTGGCCTGTCCATCTCCTGCACCCCTCTGACCAcccctctcttctcccctccccttatTCCCCTCCCCTTATtcccctcccctcatccccctcccctcatccccctcccctcctccccctcccctcatccccctcccctcctccccctcccctcatccccctcccctcccatcctgcTGACTTCCTCCTGCCTGTGTGTTTCTCTTGGGCTGCGGCTGAAATAGTTTCGCTGCTGTTGTTGGGATGATTCCCTTTAGGCTCTGGCTGCATCTCTCGAATACATTCCTCCCCATTCCAAGACCAGGGCCTGCCCGACTCCCACCCacaccctcctttcctcctctgaCTCAGCCCAGAGATGCCCCAGTGGGACTGCGGTTCTGCCTGGAGCTGCTCTTGGCTGGTTCTgtctcctcctccccccaccccccatccgACCAGCTCCCCTGGACTCTCTTCCAGCCAGGTGTCAGTGGCCACTGGTGACAGCCTAACCCCCTTCCTGGGTGGTATTTCTCCTCTTCAACGGTGGGGGATGGTGAGGGAGTGAGGCAGCCAACAGCCCTGGGCCGCAGCTGCTGGGGACGGCATCGGGGGCATGTCCAGCCTTTGGGGTGATGGGGATACAGCCCAGCTGCTGAGCCCTACCTTCGGGTTGATTCTGCATTACAGAAAGCAGAGCCTTTGAGGGTGGCCAGGGAGGGCAGTAGAACCCAGGGGCTCCAGAAGAGGAAGGAGCAGGATCTTTCTGGCGTGGGGAGTGGGGGGGCTTCTAAAGAGGGGATCCCTGGTGACCTGCTGCATGCCTACCCAGGGGCCAGTCTGGCGTTGTGGTCATAGAGATGTATTCCATGGGTCCCCTTTGTTAAGGAATTGAAGATGCAGTTGTGGAGATAAGGCAAACTTGCAAAACAATTTTGGAGCAATTAGGCATTAAGCAGTGTGGTATTAATTACAAAAGCAGGAGGCGTTCTGGTGGGGGAGTTGGGGAAGGAAGGCTGTGTGACGAGTATTGCTGGACATTGGAGGTGGCGGCGGGAGGGTTTAGGGAAGGATGAGCAGGAGGCCCGACACGCTGGGAGATGGGGAAACAGTGGTCCAGGTGAGGCCTGGTGTACTGGGGCTGGGGGGTTTTTTAGGGGGAAGCTTTGTTCTGAGATAAGCCAGGAACGAGCTTGTCTCAGGGCTAGTCAGTGTCAGTCCTGGCTCCTTTCCGCAAAGCCTCTGGCGAGCTGTGGTCTCAGCAGGACCACATGCTCAAGGGCAAGGCTTCCTGAGCTTCCCCCTCGTGTTGCCCCCAGTCCAGGAAAATGAACGGTGTGGAAGGTACAGAGGCATGGATCCCAAACCAGCGGCAACACCTGAGAACTTGTTGGAAATTCAATTTCCCAGGCTCCAGCCTATACCCGCTGAGTTGGGCATGGGGCTTGCGGGTCACGTGTCCAGAGCTGGATGTGGGGAGACCCACCTGGGTCGGTCCCACCTCTGCCATGACGACTTGGACCagtccctcttcctctccctgggcctcaggtCAGACTAGACGCTCCGAGTTCCCTTCTCTGACCTTGATGACTCTGCTCAttccttcagcaaatatttgtcgAGCAGCTGCTTCATGTCAGACACTCATCTGGGCTCTGGGGATGCACTCGTGGAAAAACAGAGTGACACCTCTGACCTTATGGAGCTGACGTTCTAGTCTACAAATGAGGCTGTGGTCCCACAGCTGCCTCTTGAGAATCACTGTGTAGCTGGGTGCTGTAacacatgcctggagtcccagctactcaggaggctggggcgggaggattgcttgagcccaggaatccagacccagtttgggcaacatagtgaaaccccatctctttaaaaaaagaaaaaaaaaaaaaaaagtcacttacaCTCAAGAGTCTTAAAAGCTCTAAGAAGTCCCATGAGAAAGAAAcccacttaatttttctttagatCCTAAACTTGTTGAACAGCAAAATTTCTCTTCTGTGAAGGCAAGGGTCCCTAACCGCTAACCgcctgggaggaagggagggaggagaaaggcaTTGCCTCTCCCAGTGGGGGAGCTGGGCTCCTTCTCTGGGCCGGGCAGTCTGGTGGGAGTGTATGGGAGGAATGCTGTGAGCTAGAGAGGCAGGAGTGCTGTGTCCTTGTGGCCTCCTGACATggccaaggctgcagagagccggAGGCTCAGGATGCCCTTATGGTGCCTCTGGAAATTACAAGTTCCCTTTGCTGGTAATCACATGCCTTGGTGAGCGGAGGCCAAGTGGGAAAAGCCCCTCTCCCTCTGGCTGGGAATGAGGACTTGCCTCATGGAGGGATCCTGGGCCGGTGCCCCAGGCAGGGCCCATGGTGGTCTGTCTGGAGATGTGATGTGGCTCTTGAGTACCTGCAGAAACTATCTCTAGGTCCTTCAGGTGACCGCACAGCCCCAGGCAGTTGCCCTGCAGCCCAGGTGTGgagtcccagccc of Macaca fascicularis isolate 582-1 chromosome 8, T2T-MFA8v1.1 contains these proteins:
- the PDLIM2 gene encoding PDZ and LIM domain protein 2 isoform X10, whose translation is MALTVDVAGPAPWGFRITGGRDFHTPIMVTKVAERGKAKDADLRPGDIIVAINGESAEGMLHAEAQSKIRQSPSPLRLQLDRSQAASPGQTNGDSSLEVLATRFQGSVRTHTESHSSLRSSYSSPTSLSPRAGSPFSPPPFSSPLAGEAAISRSFQSLACSPGLPAADRLSYSGRPGSRQAGLGRAGDSAVLVLPPSPGPRSSRPSVDSEGGSLLLDEDSEVFKMLQENREGRAAPRQSSSFRLLQEALEAEERGGTPAFLPSSLSPQSSLPASRALATPPKLHTCEKCSTSIANQAVRIQEGRYRHPGCYTCADCGLNLKMRGHFWVGDELYCEKHARQRYSAPATLSSRA
- the PDLIM2 gene encoding PDZ and LIM domain protein 2 isoform X13, whose product is MALTVDVAGPAPWGFRITGGRDFHTPIMVTKVAERGKAKDADLRPGDIIVAINGESAEGMLHAEAQSKIRQSPSPLRLQLDRSQAASPGQTNGDSSLEVLATRFQGSVRTHTESHSSLRSSYSSPTSLSPRAGSPFSPPPFSSPLAGEAAISRSFQSLACSPGLPAADRLSYSGRPGSRQAGLGRAGDSAVLVLPPSPGPRSSRPSVDSEGGSLLLDEDSEVFKMLQENREGRAAPRQSSSFRLLQEALEAEERGTRLCASRRAGIATPAATPAPTVG